GATCTCCGGAACATCCGTTCCACGAACCTACCTCCCTAGTTCTATCCCACCTTATCCCGTCATGAAGTTGCAATTATCACCCTACCGGCAGCACCGTTCCTCAAACAGCTTTTTCGCTCGCACCTACCGAGTCATAGCGATTGCGATGGTTGTTCTTGGTGCGCAAAACTTAAGAGCTGAAGACCCGTTGCAGTTCGACATACGAATGCTTGCCCTCGATGCAAACGAAGGCATCGCGGCTGGCGATGTCGATGACGATGGCGTGACGGATTTGATTGCTGGAAGGGCTTGGTTCAAAGGCGGCGATTGGGCGGCGCGTCCGTTGCGCAATATTGATGACTGGAATGGATACGTGCAAAGCAATGGTGACTACCTGTTCGACGTCAATGCTGACGGGAAGCTCGACGTGGTTGCGGGCTCGTTCATCCCAAGCGAAGTCCACTGGTACGAAAACCCAGGCGAGGAAGCTCTTCGTCTTGGCAAGCAATGGCCCCAGCATCTGTTGCTCGACACAAAGCAATCGCAAAACGAAGGGCAACTGTTTCAAGACATTGATGGCGATGGACGCCCTGAATGGATCGTCAACAGTTGGAAGAAAAATTGCCCGGCCTTCATCTACCGCTTGGTCGAAAAAGATTCTTCGGGGGGCAAGGCAGACGGTTCCGCAGCTAAGTTTGAGCTGGTTGGGCATGCCCTTGGTCAGTCTGGCAACGGTCACGGTGTCGCTGTCGGTGACCTAAATAATGACGGAAAGCTGGATCTGATGGTTGGCCAAGGCTGGTACCAACAGCCGGCCAACGATCCTTGGTCGCAGCCTTGGCAATTTCATGCCGATTGGGATTTGCACAGTTCACTTCCGATGATCGTCGAAGACTTGGACCAAGATGGCGATAGCGACGTCATCATCGGCAACGGTCACAACTATGGGCTGTATTGGTGGGAACAAGTCAGTATTGATTCAGAAACCGGCAAGATCGAGTTCAAAGAACACATGATCGACGATCGCTATTCGCAGCCACATACCTTGGCGTGGGCGGATCTGGACAACGATGGGCAGAAAGAACTGATCACTGGGAAACGCTATTACGCTCACAACAGCAATGACCCCGGAGGCAATGAAGCGCCTTGCCTGTACTATTACCGCTGGAATCAGAAATCAAAATCGTTCACCCGCTTTACAATCGACGAAGGGCATGTCGGATGCGGCTTGCAAATCGTTGTCGAAGATCTAAACGGTGATTCCAAAGTCGATCTGGCTGTCGCTGGAAAAAGCGGAACATACCTACTACTTGCGAAATGAATTTCGAGACAAGCGGAAACGAACAGCTTACGATCAGCCAAGCACAACAGGACGTCCACGATTGGATTCAAAACATCGGTGTGCGCTACTTCGATGAGATGACCAACCTCGCTCAGTTAGTCGAAGAAGTCGGCGAGGTCGCAAGGATTCTTTCACGTACCTGTGGTGAGCAATCCTATAAGTCGTCGGATGTCCCTGGAGACCTAGCCGATGAATTGGCCGACGTGCTGTTCGTTACCATTTGCTTGGCAAACCAGTCAGGCATTGATCTGACAAAAGCATTGCGTGCAAATCTGGACAAAAAGACGAAACGCGATCGCGATCGACATCGAAACAATGAAAAGCTTCGATAGTCGATCACGTCTCTTATCACTCGGATTCCTGCTTGCAACAGAGGAAGATCGCTCTGTTGCAGGCATGCTTCTGCGGCACCTTCGAGTAGTTCTATCCAGCCGGTGCGTAGCTTGCCCGTAGCCGCTCATGGAATCGCGTCGGTGTGGCAATGTCAGCACGCATGTACTGTCCTGGTGCACCGCTGACTTCTTGGCATTCAAACGGTTCGCCAATCGGCACAGCATTGAAAATCCGTCGATAAAGCTTTGCGTGGCGTGGGTGCGCGATCGCATCCATGTGTGTCAGTCCAAACTGAATTGCGGTTTGATGCATCAAACCGGTTAAAGCTAGGAAGACCGAACGGTACGAAGACGTAGCTCCACCATTCGCGGATTCGTGTTCAATCGCAAGTCGACAGACTCGGCCAATTTTCATTTGATCAAGACAGCTTCCTTGATCCGTCGGGTTCAACGGGCTTTCGATTTGCGCGGTCGGTGTTAACAGAGTGACGGTGCCGCAGATGACTTCATGACAATCAGGTTCTGCCGAAGCGGCGATCGATTGGAAGCCTCTTTTTCGATCGTACCAGTATTGGGTGGTTCGAAAGGCCAAGAAGACATTCGCTGTCCATTGTTCATTTTCTTCAAAAACGATCGGCGAGGCCGCGATTTTGACCGGACTGGTTCTCAGTGGTGAGTCGCTTAGCAACCCGACGTCTTGATAACGTTGTTGCCGGAATTCTTCAGCACGTTGCAAGTCAGCCTGAGTTTTTGCTTTTCGGCAGCGTACCGATTGCTGGACTTTAACTTTGGTGGACAGGAACTGCCGAGCCTGATCGCGAAGACGTGATAGGCGGGGGCGACCGTCGATTAACTGCATGTCATTCCCTCGTGCATGGAACAATGAGAGGTGGGGCAGCCTTACTGCGAATCCAAACCGCTAGAACGCGGCGCAGCGAGGCTTGCTTCGACAGAACTGCGACACCCATGTCACTCTTTGACTTGGGTTCCGGCGTTGTTTCACCGGCGTGAACGAATCCGAATCGCTAGGAGAGAAGGGAGATAAGAATGGGAGCGGAGGCACTCATAGCCTGCTCGGTCCCGCCGTGGATTTTAACGATTATCTGCTTTGGGATGCTTGGTCAAGTCGAGTAATCTGCTGGAATCTTAGCGGTTAGGCCGACTGGGATGTGTGCCGCTAGCCCTGGGGATGATGGACGAGTGTGCGGAAGCATTCGAGGATCCCCTGGATCGGGTTTTCGAAATTCGCCAAAGCAGTTTGCGTAAACCATGTCAATGCAGTGGCTTACAGCTGGGCCCGTTTTATCCAGTGGTGTTTTCAAGGCTTGCGGAAGGACACGCTTGGCGGTGGCCGAAAATCTAGATCGTGACTTCATGACCAGATATTTTTATTCAGAAAAGTTTGAAAAGCCGGTTCGTTACCCCCTGCCGATGGGCGGGGCACGCGATGCGAACACATGGAAGCCAATCCGAATTTTGTTGGCTAACGAAGTTCAACCGCAAACGAACCAGTTCTCTGGCAGGGCTTGGAAGCTGTCACTTGTCGAACATTGACGAGCGTTTAAAGCTTGGCTGTGCCAGAGATGCACGTTAGACCGGGACCATAAAGAACAAGTTCCACAAATCGAGAAATTCTCGAGTTGGGATTTTCTTCGGCTGCAATCTGAAATTGCTGAGCCGTCATCTGAATTGGCTAGAACAGTGATTCAACTAAGATTGCGAATCTGCGGGCAAGCTTGGTCCGGTTCGATAGAGAAGAAACGGGATCGTGCGTCGGAGTTTTTTCAGACTTGGTTTCCAGGGGCCGAAGGTTCCCATTCCCAGCAGCATGTCGTCTGATAAGACGCGCAGCTCCCCGCGAAGCCAGCAGATCGCACCACGGTTTCGTTTGCGATAGTCAAGGACGAAAGCGGTCCCGCTAACGACATTCGAACCCGCAATATACGTGTCCATCGGCAGCTGGATCTTCCGCTTCGCAGGCGTTCCGAAAACGTTGTAGCCTTCGCCAGCGGTTTCAGTGATCGGACGGAATCCTTTGCCAAGCCACGGACCTTTGCTGGAAAACATCTTCCGAACGATCGATGTCGAGAAGCGGTCACCCTGTGAAAGCAACACCGCGCCATATTCCGCATCGACATTTGAAATATTTGGTGGCACTAATTCGTGGTACACCATCTTCAGCTCAAATCGTTCGAGAGCTTTCAAGTGATCCACCGTTTGACAGTCTTCAGCGTTGAGAAGGCGTCGCCATTCGGCTTCGCAACCGTTGGTTTCGGAAGAGGTTGGAATCGTATTCAGATCAACGATTGATGCATTCATGCGACAATTGGGGCTCAGTCGGAGATGAAGGCTCAAAGCCCAGTGTCTGGCCCTCTCAATGGGACCAGCGAAGGGCGACAAGGTTAGTTTGCGTGTGATCTGGATCTTCAGGACGATGCCGTCTAAACGGAATCGGACCCTGCTTTTGCGGGATCGTTGAACTAGCAAACCTCCTTTTGGGATGGCAAGGGGAATCCACAGGACTGCTCATTCGTCAACCGGTGGGGACGCGTTAACTCATTGGGAAAATATGACTTACGTTGATTCATGAGGGTAGTTGTGATAAACGTCTCGCGGCCGCTAGACCGATAGTAGGGGCAAAGGATTTTGTCTAAAGAAGACCAAGCATGATGCAAACCACCGTTCTAACAGGGCGTTTTCGCACGCCGAACTCCGAGAAACCTTCGGTGTTCTGTGTTCGCGCGACGACCTCGAATCAAATGGTAAGCGGTCGCCGGCTGTGGACCTCGCAGTTTCAAAAAGCTGGATTAATCGATGATTCGAGGGTTAGTTCTCGCGAAGCAGAGTCGCTATCGATCATCGGAAAGACACTGCCAGAGCAATGGACTTCCGTTTCAATCAATGCTTACCAGGCAGGCAGCCGCGTTCCCAAAGGGGTTGAGGATCGCTCAACAGGCAAGGCCACTTCGCAGTCTAGATTTGATGGCGTTTGTGGAACCGTGACGCTCCTCGTTCCCAAACGAACAGACTTGACGGTCGGAAAAATTACGCGTTTGGCAATCGATAGCTCGCAACAGGCTCAATCAGGAAGCCCGATCGCCTATCGCTGCGTCTTTTTAGAGCTGACCAGTTTCTTGTACCAGACGGCCGTTGAATACGGCCTGACGGATTTAGAAGCCATCGTTCACCCGCGACACGCAAAGCTGTACCGGCGGGTATTCAACGCGAAACCGATCGGCAAGCCGTTCGATTGTGAAGCCGTCGCCGGTGCACCCGCGCAGTTGATGCGGGCAGACATCAGAGATCCAAAACTGTTCCATCCGAGATTGCGCGAATGCTATGTCGAGCGTTCGAGCCAACGTGCGGCGTAGGACAATCGGGGTCGGGAAGTTCCGACAATCTGCTTTCGAAAGCATCGATTTCGACGCACTGGTTTTTGTAGACTCGACAGACCTCGTTACTGTTTCGGTTCGATGACCGATGTTTTCACAGGGCTGCCGTCAGGACGAGTTAATCGAAACTGGAATTGATAGTCCTGTGCCCATGGTTCCGTTTGTGCATTCTGCAGCACTTTGATCATCACCGTGTTTTCACCCTTTGACAAAGTGCACGGTGCAACATATTGGTCGATACGTGATCCCGAGTGGTAGACTTCGTTACTAGTGACGAGCTTGCCATTGACCCAGACCTTGTTCGCCGTAATGCAACCGAGTCGGATCTGAGCTTCGAAGTCTGCTGACTCGCTGTCGGTGGAGAAGCGGCAATAAACGTAGGCCGTTGCATCCTTTGCGTTTTTTAAGGGAGCGTTGAGGTCAACCATTCCCAGCTTGTCATCACTATCGATTCGCAGCCATGTGACTGGTTGGCCGTCTTTGCCTTTCTCCGTCTGCGGTTCGCCAGGACCCGTTGTTGCGATTGGTGATCCAGATTCTAAGTAGCGTTGTTCCGGCGTGTACTCGGTGTCAAAATTCTTGCTGTCTGTATTGTCGAATGGACCGATGGCCCACCACTGCGTCATCATGCCAAGCGTGTCCGCGAGATCGACTTTAACACCAAGATCGGAAAGCATCGCTGTTGCTTTCTCCAGTTGATTGGCGCTCCTGGCGTTTTGCACAACTTGTTGAAGCGTCTCTTTTGCTTCGCCCGGAGACTCGTCTTTTTGCTTTTCGGCAGCGTCGATGAGGGATTGGATCTTGAGGTAACGAACCGGAAGGGACGGATCGGTCGCGGCATTCGCTAGCAGCTTCGCTTTGGCATCATTGTCATTGCCGACAAGCAATTGAAATGCGACGTAACGGGCATCGGCATCACCGCTGCGATCATTGAAAAATTTCAGTAGCTCAGATTCAGGGAATTCACCGTTGTCGGCGACGTCAGCAGCCAACGCGCGAAGCCAGTTCCGGCCTCGCTGGCTGGCGTCGTTGAAGCCTGATAGCACATCGGTAATTTCAGTGCTGGGGAGCGACTGTAGTTGCCGAACCGCTTTGGATGCCGCCTGATCAGCCTCATCGGTTCCGTCGGTCGAGGCAATCACTGCGAGGAGTTCACGATTGTTAGCGTTCGCGTTGTTCTCGGTCGCGAAGACGGAACAAACGATGCTGATGGAAAAGATGATATTGGCTCGAACGCTCATTGGATTCTGCGAATAAAGAGTATCGGGACAGCGAGCCCCTGTGGTGCGTTTGGATGACATTCTACCCATTCGCAAACCAGTGACGGTGCGATGCTTTGGCGAACTTTAATCAGACTACTGTGGAGGCATTAATTCGATCAGTGCGATGATCGTCGATTCGACTCCACGTTTCACCGATGGTTCGGGCGTGATTTTGAATAGCGGAGAATGATGGCTGGGCACCATCTCGCCACCATTGGCTTCCGTTTCAAACGCTTCGGCGGGCGTTCCGCCGATTCCCCAGTAAACCGATGGGATATCTGGCGAGGTCGTGAAGAAAGGAAAGTCCTCTGCACCCATGCCTTTTTGATTTTCCGAGATAACGTGCTCAGCGCCGATCTTTTCGACCCAGGCGTTTCTTAACCGCTGTGCAAGCTCTGCATTGTTGAAGGTTGGCGGCACACTCTCTTTTGATACTTGAACTTCAGGAAGCTTGTCTTCGGGAAGCCCCGCAACGCGTCCCATGTTGGTTGCGATGCGCCGGATACCGTCAAGCAAAGTTTGACGCGTTTCGGCGTTGGTGCTTCTGACGGTCAGTTGTAGCTTTGCCTGATCGGAGATGATGTTGTGTTTTGTGCCTGAATGAAACGAGCCAACCGTGACAACGCCTGCTTCACGTGGTGCGATCTCTCGCGAGACCAAGGTTTGAAGTGCCAATACAATTTGGCTTGCGAGAACGATTGGATCCTTTCCACGGTGTGGGCTGGCACCGTGCGCTCCGACTCCATGGACGGTAATGTCAACGGTATCTGACCCTGCGTAGGGACTGCCATCGACGACGTTGATCACGCCAGCTTCGTTCCTTGCCGAAACATGGAATGCCAATGCGAAATCAGGAACTCCGAATCGCTCCCAGAGTCGATCTTGTTTCATCGCCCGGGCGCCTGCGATGCGTTCTTCCGCAGGTTGAACGATCAGCATTAGCGTTCCTGACCATTGATCGCGATGGGACGCCATGTACCTTGCCGTACCAACCATGCTGGTGATATGCACATCGTGACCACAAGCGTGCATCACAGAAACGACGTTCCCCGTGATGGGGTCTTCTTGGGTCGCTTTGGATGCGTATTGCAGACCGGACTTTTCTTCAACCGGCAGCCCATCCATGTCGGCCCGCATCATGACTTTGGGGCCGGGACCATTGGCGAGCATGGCGACAACGCCGGTGCCTCCGACGCCTTCGGCTACGTCAAATCCAACCGCACGAAGCTCACGGGCCATTCTCGCCGCCGTCTTGTACTCAACCAGTGACAATTCAGGGGTCTGGTGGAAATGCACAAACAAGTCAGCCAAGTATTCGTCGTAGTCGCTGGCGACCGCTTCACGCACAGCGGACTGGCCTTGTGAGTATCCGCTGGTGCAATAAGACAAGCTACAGGCGATCGCCGCTGAAAAAGCGATTCGGTGAGCCCAAGATTTCGAACGGGGCCGCTTGGTTGATCTGGCGAGCGTTGTCGAACTGACCATGTCGTATTCCACTAGAGCTGAATTGTTCGTGAGAACAAATCATAACGCCCCGAGCGGCGATTGTCCCCGACCGACAAATTAGCCGAAGAGGCGAGGGCGTGTCTCGCAGAACAATCACCACTTTGCGAAGTCGACGAAACGGCAGCAGTTCAGAGCATCGATTGACGTTAGACGTTTTTCTTCCGAAGAACGAAAAGGCCTTCCAGCAGTTCCTTGTCGAACGGCAGCGGGTCATCGATGTCATAAGCGAAATCGAATGATTCGACCAATTCCCAGCGATCGGCGACTTTCTTAAAAAGCCGTTTCAATTGGGTCGGTGTGTAGAGCCGAAGCGGAAATTCGCTTTCGATCTTAATTTTTTCACCGCTACTTCGTTTCGCGACCAAGTTGACCCGCAAGGTTTCCAGCCGTTTTTTCTCGTCGGTATGCGGAACGCGGATGGTTGTCTTCAGTTCGGTTCCCGCGTGACGAATCGTAAAGCGTTCGACAACCGCTTCGTACTCTTCTTCAGGAGTGAGGTGCATCCCCAGTATGTACAGGCCACCGGGAGCGATCGCGTCTCCCATCGTCTGCAAATGCGTCACCGCATCTTTTTCCGTTAGCAGGTGCCTAAATGTGTTGTAGGTGCAGAATGCGGCGTCAAACGATTTTGGGGCGTCGATCGATGTCATGTCGCCAAGAATGCACGTCGCTTTTAAGCCCCTACGTTTCAGTTTCCGCTCGGTGTACTTGAGCATCGCTTCGCTGAGATCGATCCCCGTGACATCGTAGCCGCGGGCCGCCATCGCAACGACTAAACGACCGCTGCCGCTGCCCGGTTCGATCAAACGCTTGATGGGGCGATCTGCAAAACGTTGAAATGCTTCCTCAAAGAATTCGACTTCGACCGGCGTTTCATCGCGAAACAGCATGTCAAAGTATTGGGGATAGTCGTACCACTTTGCCATGGATCACTTCGCTTCGTTGTTGTCGGATTGGCCAGGTTCAACTGGCTTCTGAGGTGCGTCTTCAAGTTGAACGATTTTGCCAAACATGTGACCGCCGTGTTCACCGTGTTGCCAAGTTCCGGCATAGCGACCTGACGTCTCGCCCGGTTGGATTAGCACTCGCGCATCGAAGGTTCCCATCCCGGGGATCCAAAGCGAGTCCAACGTGATCACCGGCGTGTTGCCTGACCACAGCACTTTCAGGTCCAGTGGAACTTCTTGATCGACGCTGCCGTACTTGATGTGTGCTTTGAAACGGTACAGATCAGGCGTCGAAAGCTTTTCGCACGCGCTGATGGTGTAGGTTTCTGTTTTGGGGCCCGAGTCTTTGCCGTCGACTGTGAACTTGCCAATAAACTGAGTGCCACTGAGGTACTTGGCGAGTTTTGTTTCGCGAGACTGTGTTTCGGATTCGGGGGCGTTCTCTTGCGCGTTGGCTTTTTGCGTGTTAGCAACGTTTGGCATTATTGCTACGAACAGCAGCAACGCAGCACAACTAGGGAAGCAGAGACGTCGAGACATGTTCTAGTTCCTCGCAATTTGGATTTGGCATCAGACGTTCGGCACTGCATCTTTATAGCGCTTGGGCGATCATCATGCGATACCGCGAGTGTTGAATTGGCGATGAAGTTACCTTGCCAGATGCACTCGGTTCTCCTTAGACAAAAAAAGGACCGCGTCTGCTCGAGACGCGATCCTTTCGAAAAGTCAGCGGAGTTGACAGTTGGCAAATCGTAATGGGCCTAAGTCCAAAGCCGACTGTCGGGTAAGATCACAGGAACCAATATCACTGCGGACGCAGGATGTCGCCCAGAGCATTACCGCGTTGGACTCGTTCTTGTTGATCGGTGAAGATCGATGGCAAGTCGGTTGGACGACGACGAGTGACACCTGTTGCACTTCGCGGTTGGTTGTCCTCGGCACGAGCAGCTGAGCCCAAGGGAGTTGTCAGGGTGTCATCGATCGACTTTAGGAACGCTTCTAGTTTCCAAGCCGGAATGACCGTGACACCAGCTTGGTTGGCACGTTCTTTAGCACGTCCGATATCTGCAATGATGGCGGCACTTCGTGCGTCGTCGGCATCACCGAGCTTTGGTGATTCACCGACAACCAAAAAGCGAACACTTGGATCGATTCGTCCGCTTTGCTGGCCGTTGTCAGCGATTTCCGCACCGGCGGCACGGACCATGCCTTCAAGCTGTGCGTTATCTGGCTTGCTGTCTCCGTCCAAGTCGATAGGACCGGCAAGTGCGATCTTTACGGTACGTCCTGGAGCCCAGAATGGCGAGTAAACCGCGTCACCTTCGATAATCGGGCTGCTGATTTCGGGAAGGCCGATCACGCGTGCTTCTGCCAGGTGTGGTCCAAGAACTCGAGTGACTTGGATCGATGCTTTGACTTTGGCGTCCTGCAGACGTGAGGTGTCATCGCGCGAGATTACGCCGAAGGTCACTCCGCGTCGCAATGCGTCAGCCGATCCTAGATTGATCGACACGATGTTGCCGTCTCGAAGGACATAACGAACTTCGCCTTGGACTCGTTCGAAGCTACCGGCGCCACGAAGTTCATTGATTTGAAGTTTCTGAGCGTCGATGGTTGTTTCTAGGTTTGCAATTTGATCACCCAGCTTCTTTTGCGCCGCAGCTGATTTTTGCTGCAAGGTCTGGTAGTTGATTTCGCTTTTGCGTTTGCTGTCCTTGGCCTGCTCCATCTGGGTGACCATATCGTTTCGAGCGGCGGCGAATTGTGTTCGCTCGTCGTCGAGTTGCTTGGCCAAGTTCTCTCGCTCTTGTTCAGCCTTTTGCTGAGCCGAGCGGGCCGCGTTTACGTCCGTTTCTGCTTGGATCCGGATTTTGCTCGCTTCATCACGTGCGGTGCTGTACTGCGCGTTGCGGTCCCGAATGATGTCGGTGAAGTAGTCGGTAAGCTTGCCGTAGTGTCGATCCTGGATCCCGACATCTTGGCCATACACCTGCATGTCGGTGAAGAACTGCTGGGCAACGGTGTCAAAGTTCGCGTCGCCGCTGTTCATCTCTTTGAACGCGTCGAATTCGCTTTGCGTCATCTGGTCGCCGCCGACCATCTTCATCAGTTGATCGTTTCGAGTCTGTGCGTCACGCAATTCGTTTTGCGCGTTCGTCAAACTGTCTTTGACCTTCAACTGGGCGCCGGCCTGGCCGCTTCCCCAGCTCCAAAGAATAAAATTCAAAGCGAGCGAGAGAACTAAGAAGATCAGGCAAGTGATGAGACTGCCGCGAATCACTGAATCGTCGCGTGCCGCCATAGCAAATTTCCGGGCGAAAAGTGGAGGGGACGGGAGGAACCGATGGACTGGACGAGCAGAATCCTTTCGCCGAACGCCTTGTGTCTGTAGCGGCGCCGCGAAGGGAGTCCATCCACAGAATATTCAGAAGTCCGCACCATTCTAGCACTTCTGTTACAGAATAACCGCGTAAGCTGGACAATCTGGAGCGGATTTGGGGGTCGTAGCTCAGAAAGTGGGTGTGCGATCGGCAAAACTGCTCGGCAAGGCAGGCCGTATTCCCCCCGCTTCCTATTTCGAGGTCAAGTCGGTTTAC
This genomic interval from Stieleria sp. JC731 contains the following:
- a CDS encoding class I SAM-dependent methyltransferase, which gives rise to MAKWYDYPQYFDMLFRDETPVEVEFFEEAFQRFADRPIKRLIEPGSGSGRLVVAMAARGYDVTGIDLSEAMLKYTERKLKRRGLKATCILGDMTSIDAPKSFDAAFCTYNTFRHLLTEKDAVTHLQTMGDAIAPGGLYILGMHLTPEEEYEAVVERFTIRHAGTELKTTIRVPHTDEKKRLETLRVNLVAKRSSGEKIKIESEFPLRLYTPTQLKRLFKKVADRWELVESFDFAYDIDDPLPFDKELLEGLFVLRKKNV
- a CDS encoding N-acyl amino acid synthase FeeM domain-containing protein codes for the protein MQLIDGRPRLSRLRDQARQFLSTKVKVQQSVRCRKAKTQADLQRAEEFRQQRYQDVGLLSDSPLRTSPVKIAASPIVFEENEQWTANVFLAFRTTQYWYDRKRGFQSIAASAEPDCHEVICGTVTLLTPTAQIESPLNPTDQGSCLDQMKIGRVCRLAIEHESANGGATSSYRSVFLALTGLMHQTAIQFGLTHMDAIAHPRHAKLYRRIFNAVPIGEPFECQEVSGAPGQYMRADIATPTRFHERLRASYAPAG
- a CDS encoding amidohydrolase — protein: MVSSTTLARSTKRPRSKSWAHRIAFSAAIACSLSYCTSGYSQGQSAVREAVASDYDEYLADLFVHFHQTPELSLVEYKTAARMARELRAVGFDVAEGVGGTGVVAMLANGPGPKVMMRADMDGLPVEEKSGLQYASKATQEDPITGNVVSVMHACGHDVHITSMVGTARYMASHRDQWSGTLMLIVQPAEERIAGARAMKQDRLWERFGVPDFALAFHVSARNEAGVINVVDGSPYAGSDTVDITVHGVGAHGASPHRGKDPIVLASQIVLALQTLVSREIAPREAGVVTVGSFHSGTKHNIISDQAKLQLTVRSTNAETRQTLLDGIRRIATNMGRVAGLPEDKLPEVQVSKESVPPTFNNAELAQRLRNAWVEKIGAEHVISENQKGMGAEDFPFFTTSPDIPSVYWGIGGTPAEAFETEANGGEMVPSHHSPLFKITPEPSVKRGVESTIIALIELMPPQ
- a CDS encoding FG-GAP repeat domain-containing protein — translated: MVVLGAQNLRAEDPLQFDIRMLALDANEGIAAGDVDDDGVTDLIAGRAWFKGGDWAARPLRNIDDWNGYVQSNGDYLFDVNADGKLDVVAGSFIPSEVHWYENPGEEALRLGKQWPQHLLLDTKQSQNEGQLFQDIDGDGRPEWIVNSWKKNCPAFIYRLVEKDSSGGKADGSAAKFELVGHALGQSGNGHGVAVGDLNNDGKLDLMVGQGWYQQPANDPWSQPWQFHADWDLHSSLPMIVEDLDQDGDSDVIIGNGHNYGLYWWEQVSIDSETGKIEFKEHMIDDRYSQPHTLAWADLDNDGQKELITGKRYYAHNSNDPGGNEAPCLYYYRWNQKSKSFTRFTIDEGHVGCGLQIVVEDLNGDSKVDLAVAGKSGTYLLLAK
- a CDS encoding nucleotide pyrophosphohydrolase; this encodes MNFETSGNEQLTISQAQQDVHDWIQNIGVRYFDEMTNLAQLVEEVGEVARILSRTCGEQSYKSSDVPGDLADELADVLFVTICLANQSGIDLTKALRANLDKKTKRDRDRHRNNEKLR
- a CDS encoding N-acyl amino acid synthase FeeM domain-containing protein, whose translation is MMQTTVLTGRFRTPNSEKPSVFCVRATTSNQMVSGRRLWTSQFQKAGLIDDSRVSSREAESLSIIGKTLPEQWTSVSINAYQAGSRVPKGVEDRSTGKATSQSRFDGVCGTVTLLVPKRTDLTVGKITRLAIDSSQQAQSGSPIAYRCVFLELTSFLYQTAVEYGLTDLEAIVHPRHAKLYRRVFNAKPIGKPFDCEAVAGAPAQLMRADIRDPKLFHPRLRECYVERSSQRAA